In Planctomycetota bacterium, one DNA window encodes the following:
- a CDS encoding carboxypeptidase regulatory-like domain-containing protein, with translation MNRSNMVCWSGVVAGLIVFGGFGCGPSGPVTSGVSGTVSVAGKPVEGATVTFVPEKGAPVMGTTDGSGKFTIAQAIRGANKVSITKVSGGGAAGAPANPTPADMAKMAAAAAGKKQEQGKSEIPEKYGRAASSGLTAEVTSDTKKNVFSFDLKE, from the coding sequence GTGAACCGCTCGAACATGGTGTGCTGGTCGGGGGTCGTGGCCGGTCTGATCGTGTTCGGTGGTTTCGGGTGCGGTCCATCGGGGCCGGTAACCTCGGGCGTGAGCGGGACGGTGTCGGTCGCCGGTAAGCCGGTCGAGGGGGCCACGGTGACGTTCGTGCCTGAAAAGGGTGCTCCCGTGATGGGAACCACCGACGGGTCGGGCAAGTTCACGATCGCCCAGGCCATCCGCGGTGCCAACAAGGTGAGCATCACCAAGGTCTCGGGTGGCGGGGCAGCGGGTGCTCCTGCGAATCCCACGCCGGCTGACATGGCGAAGATGGCCGCCGCTGCGGCCGGCAAGAAGCAGGAGCAGGGTAAGTCGGAGATTCCGGAGAAGTATGGCCGTGCCGCGAGCAGCGGCTTGACCGCCGAGGTCACGAGCGACACGAAGAAGAACGTGTTCTCGTTCGATCTCAAGGAATGA
- a CDS encoding DUF1559 domain-containing protein, translated as MSHVDRRTPRRGFTLVELLVVIAIIGTLVGLLLPAVQAAREAARRSKCSNNLKQYGLAIHNHHDSKQMLPQAAEVPGAAPNWSDGLGWHSQILPYVEFAPLYSKINFGLAGNGPSAGDDPDIRTQLIDGRELRSTQLPFTRCPSDTGPPDMYGWAEGSYTGSLGSQSTGSADGNCNQWQQFREQPYGNADHGNGGSFNEVSGVFSRVAYSPKGITFANVSDGLSKTIMVGEVLVECHDHVEGLWSWNGFNNAHASTVVPINNLTTCYNSQAEAQAAGAQNPACWPKSNWNYSWGFRSRHPGGAGFLMGDGSVRFVAENIDHQTYQYLGGRRDRQNFNDSSF; from the coding sequence ATGAGCCATGTTGACCGTCGAACTCCGCGACGTGGTTTCACCCTCGTCGAATTGCTGGTGGTGATCGCCATCATCGGCACGCTCGTCGGACTGCTGCTTCCGGCCGTTCAGGCGGCGCGCGAAGCCGCCCGGCGCAGCAAGTGCAGCAACAACCTCAAGCAGTACGGCTTGGCGATCCACAACCACCACGACTCGAAGCAGATGCTTCCGCAGGCTGCGGAAGTGCCCGGCGCTGCCCCCAACTGGTCCGATGGCTTGGGGTGGCACTCGCAGATCCTGCCCTACGTCGAGTTCGCGCCGCTGTACTCGAAGATCAATTTCGGCTTGGCGGGCAATGGTCCCAGTGCCGGCGATGATCCCGACATCCGCACGCAGTTGATCGACGGCAGGGAGCTCCGCAGCACGCAGCTTCCATTCACTCGCTGCCCGTCGGACACCGGTCCGCCCGACATGTACGGCTGGGCCGAGGGAAGCTACACCGGGTCGCTCGGGTCTCAGTCGACCGGTTCCGCTGACGGGAATTGCAACCAGTGGCAGCAGTTCCGCGAGCAGCCCTACGGCAACGCCGACCATGGCAACGGCGGATCGTTCAACGAAGTGTCCGGCGTGTTCTCGCGCGTCGCCTACTCGCCGAAGGGGATCACGTTCGCCAACGTGTCCGACGGCCTCAGCAAGACGATCATGGTGGGCGAGGTGCTCGTCGAGTGCCACGACCATGTCGAGGGGCTGTGGAGTTGGAACGGCTTCAACAACGCCCACGCGTCGACGGTGGTGCCGATCAACAACCTCACCACCTGCTACAACTCGCAGGCCGAGGCCCAGGCTGCCGGGGCGCAGAACCCCGCCTGCTGGCCGAAGAGCAACTGGAACTACTCGTGGGGCTTCCGCTCGCGGCACCCGGGCGGAGCCGGTTTCCTGATGGGCGACGGTTCGGTGAGATTCGTGGCGGAGAACATCGACCACCAGACCTACCAGTACCTCGGTGGCCGACGCGATCGTCAGAACTTCAACGACAGCAGTTTCTGA